The following are encoded together in the Glycine soja cultivar W05 chromosome 5, ASM419377v2, whole genome shotgun sequence genome:
- the LOC114412040 gene encoding cyclin-dependent kinase G-2-like isoform X1, with translation MAAGRKSVSLRREFCKYGSTKGFDHHTNGSFGVEVGGSRNHHFACSGETRFHVEKEEGEICVEHELAPVVPPPEKRRKFSPIIWDLAEKEERVSSKSGILQIAALSPPCPFLSSSPGANGVDCGDVMEEPLTDSGSYPHDLEEDKDVQGWTITKSRWACDVRPSPRGADDEQKHGKVSSSPEIGEFHGGGTSESTITRSSGSSGRDHYLGASSDDTDSEKDFLMDSMVNVEEQSDDGDSPSDSDECGGLMHVLRNINMLQSCRSVCEFEMIKKINEGTYGVVYKARDKKTGELVALKKVKMNIERDGFPMSSLREINILLSFNHPSIVNVKEVVVDDFDGTFMVMEHMEYDLKGLMEVKKHPFSMSEIKSLVRQLLEGVKYLHDNWVIHRDLKSSNILLNHDGELKICDFGLSRQYGSPLKPYTPVVVTLWYRAPELLLGAKEYSTAIDMWSVGCIMAELIAKEPLFRGKSELEQLDKIFRTLGTPDEKIWPGLSKLPGAKANFVKQLFNTLRKKFPAASFIGLPVLSELGFDLLQQLLTYDPEKRITAEDALLHDWFHEAPLPKSDFKPIFPSWQ, from the exons ATGGCGGCAGGGCGAAAAAGTGTTTCCCTGAGAAGAGAATTTTGCAAATATGGTTCCACCAAGGGGTTTGATCACCATACGAATGGTTCTTTCGGCGTGGAAGTGGGTGGTTCTCGCAACCATCACTTCGCTTGTTCAGGAGAGACGCGGTTCCATGTTGAAAAAGAGGAAGGTGAGATTTGTGTTGAACACGAGCTTGCCCCTGTGGTGCCACCGccagagaagagaagaaagttTTCTCCAATCATATGGGACCTAgcagagaaggaagaaagagtcTCTTCAAAGAGTGGGATCTTGCAGATTGCTGCTCTGTCTCCTCCTTGTCCATTTCTATCTAGCAGTCCTGGAGCCAATGGTGTTGATTGTGGGGATGTTATGGAGGAGCCTTTGACAGATTCGGGAAGCTACCCACACGATTTGGAGGAAGACAAAGATGTGCAAGGATGGACAATCACAAAGTCAAGATGGGCTTGTGATGTTCGTCCCTCACCAAGAGGTGCTGATGATGAACAGAAGCACGGCAAAGTGAGCTCCAGTCCTGAAATTGGTGAATTCCATGGCGGTGGAACTTCAGAGAGCACAATCACTAGATCATCAGGAAGTAGTGGTAGAGATCATTATTTGGGTGCTTCTTCTGATGACACTGATTCTGAAAAGGACTTCCTTATGGACTCCATGGTCAATGTTGAGGAACAAAGTGATGATGGTGATTCTCCATCAGATTCTGATGAGTGTGGTGGATTGATGCATGTGCTGAGAAACATAAACATGCTTCAGAGTTGCAGAAGTGTGTGTGAGTTTGAgatgattaagaaaataaacgaAGGAACTTATGGTGTTGTCTACAAGGCTAGGGATAAGAAGACTGGAGAACTAGTAGCATTGAAGAAGGTGAAGATGAACATAGAGAGGGATGGATTTCCAATGTCATCCTTGAGAGAAATAAACATTCTCTTGTCTTTTAATCATCCCTCCATTGTGAATGTTAAAGAAGTAGTTGTTGATGATTTTGATGGTACTTTTATGGTAATGGAGCACATGGAGTATGACCTGAAGGGGCTGATGGAGGTTAAGAAGCATCCCTTTAGCATGAGTGAAATTAAATCCTTGGTACGGCAACTTCTTGAAGGTGTCAAGTATCTCCATGATAATTGGGTTATCCATAGGGACTTGAAATCATCAAACATCCTGCTGAACCATGATGGGGAGCTTAAAATATGCGACTTTGGGTTGTCAAGGCAGTATGGAAGCCCGCTGAAGCCATATACTCCTGTTGTGGTTACACTATGGTACAG AGCACCTGAACTTTTGCTGGGTGCTAAAGAATACTCAACTGCAATTGACATGTGGTCAGTGGGTTGCATAATGGCTGAATTAATTGCCAAGGAACCTCTGTTCAGGGGTAAAAGTGAACTTGAACAACTTGATAAG ATTTTTCGAACCCTGGGTACGCCTGATGAGAAAATTTGGCCAGGATTATCCAAATTACCTGGGGCTAAAGCAAATTTTGTTAAGCAACT GTTTAATACACTAAGGAAGAAGTTTCCAGCTGCGTCGTTTATTGGTTTGCCAGTTTTATCTGAGCTTGGATTTGACTTGTTGCAGCAGCTGCTAACTTATGACCCTGAAAAG AGGATAACAGCAGAAGATGCTCTCCTTCATGATTGGTTCCATGAAGCCCCTCTTCCCAAATCTGATTTCAAGCCAATTTTTCCTTCTTGGCAGTGA
- the LOC114412040 gene encoding cyclin-dependent kinase G-2-like isoform X2 translates to MEEPLTDSGSYPHDLEEDKDVQGWTITKSRWACDVRPSPRGADDEQKHGKVSSSPEIGEFHGGGTSESTITRSSGSSGRDHYLGASSDDTDSEKDFLMDSMVNVEEQSDDGDSPSDSDECGGLMHVLRNINMLQSCRSVCEFEMIKKINEGTYGVVYKARDKKTGELVALKKVKMNIERDGFPMSSLREINILLSFNHPSIVNVKEVVVDDFDGTFMVMEHMEYDLKGLMEVKKHPFSMSEIKSLVRQLLEGVKYLHDNWVIHRDLKSSNILLNHDGELKICDFGLSRQYGSPLKPYTPVVVTLWYRAPELLLGAKEYSTAIDMWSVGCIMAELIAKEPLFRGKSELEQLDKIFRTLGTPDEKIWPGLSKLPGAKANFVKQLFNTLRKKFPAASFIGLPVLSELGFDLLQQLLTYDPEKRITAEDALLHDWFHEAPLPKSDFKPIFPSWQ, encoded by the exons ATGGAGGAGCCTTTGACAGATTCGGGAAGCTACCCACACGATTTGGAGGAAGACAAAGATGTGCAAGGATGGACAATCACAAAGTCAAGATGGGCTTGTGATGTTCGTCCCTCACCAAGAGGTGCTGATGATGAACAGAAGCACGGCAAAGTGAGCTCCAGTCCTGAAATTGGTGAATTCCATGGCGGTGGAACTTCAGAGAGCACAATCACTAGATCATCAGGAAGTAGTGGTAGAGATCATTATTTGGGTGCTTCTTCTGATGACACTGATTCTGAAAAGGACTTCCTTATGGACTCCATGGTCAATGTTGAGGAACAAAGTGATGATGGTGATTCTCCATCAGATTCTGATGAGTGTGGTGGATTGATGCATGTGCTGAGAAACATAAACATGCTTCAGAGTTGCAGAAGTGTGTGTGAGTTTGAgatgattaagaaaataaacgaAGGAACTTATGGTGTTGTCTACAAGGCTAGGGATAAGAAGACTGGAGAACTAGTAGCATTGAAGAAGGTGAAGATGAACATAGAGAGGGATGGATTTCCAATGTCATCCTTGAGAGAAATAAACATTCTCTTGTCTTTTAATCATCCCTCCATTGTGAATGTTAAAGAAGTAGTTGTTGATGATTTTGATGGTACTTTTATGGTAATGGAGCACATGGAGTATGACCTGAAGGGGCTGATGGAGGTTAAGAAGCATCCCTTTAGCATGAGTGAAATTAAATCCTTGGTACGGCAACTTCTTGAAGGTGTCAAGTATCTCCATGATAATTGGGTTATCCATAGGGACTTGAAATCATCAAACATCCTGCTGAACCATGATGGGGAGCTTAAAATATGCGACTTTGGGTTGTCAAGGCAGTATGGAAGCCCGCTGAAGCCATATACTCCTGTTGTGGTTACACTATGGTACAG AGCACCTGAACTTTTGCTGGGTGCTAAAGAATACTCAACTGCAATTGACATGTGGTCAGTGGGTTGCATAATGGCTGAATTAATTGCCAAGGAACCTCTGTTCAGGGGTAAAAGTGAACTTGAACAACTTGATAAG ATTTTTCGAACCCTGGGTACGCCTGATGAGAAAATTTGGCCAGGATTATCCAAATTACCTGGGGCTAAAGCAAATTTTGTTAAGCAACT GTTTAATACACTAAGGAAGAAGTTTCCAGCTGCGTCGTTTATTGGTTTGCCAGTTTTATCTGAGCTTGGATTTGACTTGTTGCAGCAGCTGCTAACTTATGACCCTGAAAAG AGGATAACAGCAGAAGATGCTCTCCTTCATGATTGGTTCCATGAAGCCCCTCTTCCCAAATCTGATTTCAAGCCAATTTTTCCTTCTTGGCAGTGA